The following proteins are co-located in the Vigna angularis cultivar LongXiaoDou No.4 chromosome 2, ASM1680809v1, whole genome shotgun sequence genome:
- the LOC108329311 gene encoding histone-lysine N-methyltransferase, H3 lysine-9 specific SUVH1: MEHHFGQDAAPASGSFDKTRVLNVKPLRTLVPVFPSPSNPASSSAPQGGAPFVCVSPSGPFPSGVAPFYPFFISPESQRLSEQNAQTPTGQRVPATPAAPISTAVPINSFRTPTGATNGDVGTSRRSTRSRGQVAQEDGYSNAVIEEVEADATTVTKRSKRKLQNKIKGPQSVGSGDVDPDAVAADILKSLNPLVFNVLNQPEGSRDSVAYTLMIYEVMRRKLGQIEDSNRAANAVAKRPDLRAGAIMMNKGIRTNSKKHIGLVSGVEIGDIFFFRFELCLVGLHSPSMAGIDYIGTKTSQEEEPLAVSIVSSGGYEDDVEDGDLLIYSGQGGVNRDKGASDQKLERGNLALDNSAHRGNEVRVIRGLKDLYHPTGKVYVYDGLYKIQDSWVDKSKSGFNVFKYKLGRLPGQPPAYMIWKSIQQWTEKSAPRAGVILPDLTSGAEKVPVCLVNDVDAEKGPAYFTYLPNLKNLRPTAPLESSIGCSCVGGCQPNNSNCPCVQKNGGYLPYSSASLIADLKSVIYECGPSCQCPPNCRNRVSQSGLKFRLEVYKTKNKGWALRSWDAIRAGSFICEYAGEVIDSARVEEELGGDNLDDYIFDSTRIYQQLEVFPDDTEAPKIPSPLYISAINEGNVARFMNHSCSPNVLWRPVIHENKNFSDLHIAFYAIRHIPPMMELTFDYGTVLPLKAGHRKKKCLCESVKCRGYFC; the protein is encoded by the coding sequence ATGGAACACCATTTTGGTCAAGACGCTGCTCCTGCATCTGGGTCCTTTGATAAAACTAGGGTTTTGAACGTGAAGCCATTAAGAACGCTTGTTCCTGTGTTCCCTTCACCATCCAATCCTGCTTCATCTTCAGCTCCCCAAGGGGGTGCTCCATTTGTCTGTGTTTCACCTTCTGGTCCTTTCCCTTCTGGGGTTGCACCCTTCTATCCATTCTTCATCTCCCCGGAGTCCCAGAGGCTCTCAGAGCAGAATGCACAAACCCCCACTGGTCAACGTGTGCCTGCTACTCCTGCTGCTCCTATATCGACTGCTGTTCCAATTAATTCATTCAGGACGCCAACTGGAGCTACTAATGGTGATGTGGGCACATCGAGGAGGAGTACCCGAAGTCGGGGACAGGTCGCACAGGAAGATGGCTACAGTAATGCTGTGATAGAGGAAGTTGAGGCAGATGCAACAACTGTGACTAAAAGATCAAAGCGCAAGTTGCAGAACAAGATAAAGGGACCGCAGAGTGTTGGTTCTGGGGATGTTGATCCAGATGCAGTGGCTGCTGATATTCTCAAGTCACTTAACCCATTGGTTTTTAATGTACTAAATCAACCCGAAGGTAGCAGGGACTCAGTTGCATATACACTCATGATATATGAAGTAATGCGAAGGAAGCTTGGACAAATTGAGGACTCAAATAGGGCTGCTAACGCTGTAGCAAAACGACCAGACTTGAGGGCAGGTGCAATTATGATGAATAAAGGGATTCGGACCAACAGCAAGAAACATATTGGACTTGTGTCTGGTGTTGAGATTGgggatattttctttttcagattTGAATTATGCTTAGTGGGATTACATTCACCTTCTATGGCTGGAATTGATTACATCGGTACCAAAACCAGTCAAGAGGAAGAGCCCTTAGCTGTAAGTATTGTCTCATCTGGAGGGTATGAAGATGATGTGGAGGATGGGGATCTGCTGATTTACAGTGGCCAAGGTGGGGTTAACCGTGACAAGGGAGCAAGTGATCAAAAGCTTGAAAGGGGTAATCTTGCTTTGGATAACAGTGCTCATAGAGGTAACGAAGTGAGGGTAATTAGGGGTTTGAAGGATTTGTATCATCCAACGGGGAAGGTATATGTCTATGATGGTCTTTACAAGATTCAAGACTCCTGGGTGGACAAATCAAAATCTGGTTTCAATGTGTTCAAGTATAAATTAGGCAGGTTGCCTGGACAGCCTCCAGCATATATGATTTGGAAATCCATTCAACAATGGACTGAGAAATCTGCTCCAAGAGCTGGGGTTATATTGCCTGATCTTACTTCTGGGGCCGAAAAAGTACCTGTTTGTCTTGTGAATGATGTTGATGCCGAGAAGGGCCCTGCATATTTCACTTACCTCCCAAATCTTAAGAATTTGAGGCCAACTGCTCCCCTGGAATCCTCTATTGGATGTTCTTGTGTTGGTGGATGCCAACCTAACAATTCTAACTGTCCTTGTGTTCAAAAGAATGGTGGCTATCTACCATATTCTTCAGCTTCATTAATTGCAGACCTAAAATCTGTTATATATGAGTGTGGTCCTTCTTGTCAATGTCCTCCTAATTGCCGAAACAGGGTTTCTCAAAGTGGCTTGAAGTTTCGTTTGGAGGTTTATAAAACCAAGAATAAAGGATGGGCTCTTAGATCATGGGATGCTATTCGAGCAGGATCTTTCATATGTGAGTATGCTGGGGAAGTCATAGACAGTGCCAGAGTGGAGGAGGAGCTTGGTGGTGACAATCTTGATGATTACATTTTTGATTCTACTCGCATTTATCAACAACTGGAAGTTTTTCCAGATGACACTGAAGCTCCAAAAATCCCATCCCCCCTATATATATCAGCAATTAATGAAGGGAATGTTGCTCGGTTTATGAATCACAGCTGTTCTCCAAATGTATTATGGCGTCCAGTCATAcatgaaaataagaatttttcaGATCTCCACATTGCTTTCTATGCAATTAGACATATCCCTCCTATGATGGAGTTAACTTTTGATTATGGGACGGTTCTTCCTCTCAAGGCAGGTCATAGGAAAAAGAAATGCTTATGTGAATCTGTGAAATGCAGGGGTTACTTTTGTTAA